The genome window GGCCAGCGTGGTCCACCTGAAGCCCTCGAACGCGGTCGACAGCGCCATGGCGATGATCGGCACGATCGCGCTCGAATAGGCCGCCTTGCCCGGACCGATCCTGCGCACCACCGGATAATAGAGCGAGAAGCACAATACGGATGCCGCCAGTGCCAACCAGGCGAGGCCCAGCCAATAGGCCGGGCGCGGGTCGATCACCGGCGGGCCGGCCAGTGCAAACGCGATCACGACGTCGCACAGCGCGCCGATCAGCATCGCCCAGGCGAGCAGCGCGAACAGCGGCAACTTTTGCACCGGCCCGCGCGCCTGATAGACGTTCGACAGCGACGCACCGAGCAGGCCGACGATGGTCCAGGCAATGCCGATCGCCAGCGTTCGCCCGTCGACCGTCGGATTGGAGCGTAGCTCGTGAATGAACAGCAGCCCGATCCCGGCCGCGGCGATCGCGCTCGCGCCGAGGAAGCGGCCGGTCGGGCGGTGACCGAGCATCCACCAGGCGAGAAGCGCATTGGGCAACATCAGCAGCGCGAACACCGTCGCCACCAGCCCCGAAGTCACATAATGTTCGGCCATGTAGACCGCGTTGAAATTGATCGTGAATTGAGAAATCCCGACCACCGCCGCGGCGACCAGCATCGGCCGTGTCGGGCGCAGGTCGTCGCCCTTCCACCGCGCGACGGCGAACATCGCCGCGGCTGCAAGGATGAAACGATAGGCCACCGACCATTGCGCCGGCACGCCGTCCCCGCCCGGCCCGAGCTGGTCGCGGATGACGATCCAGGTCGAGCCCCAAATCAGGGTGAAAATGATGAACGGGACGATGACCGCGCGGGTCGCGCCGGTGGTCGTCACAACGTGCGGATCGCTTGGGCGAGCCGCTCCACCGCTGCCATGTCCTGGTCCCAGCTGGTCACCAGCCGGACTTCGCCGGGCGCCCAATCGTAGAAATCGAAGCCCTGCGCGCGCAGCGCCGCCGCCTCGTCGGGTGACATGCGCACGAACAGCTCGTTGGCCTCGACGGCGTGGACCAGCCGATCCGGACCGCACGCTTCGGCCAGAGCGGTTGCGGCGGCGTTGGCGGCCCGCGCATTGGCAAGCCAGCGGTCGTCTTCGATCAGCGCGAGGATCTGCGCCGCCGCATAGCGCCCCTTGCTCATCAGGTGGCCGGAGCGCTTGCGCAGCCGCCGCGCCCGCTCGGCATGGCCGGGCGTGAAGAACAGAAGCGCCTCGGCATTCATCCCGCCGTTCTTGACGAAGCCGAAGCTGAGCGCATCGGCCCCCGCCCGCCACGTCAGGTCGGCCGGGCTGGCGCCGGTCGCGGCGACGGCATTGGCGAAGCGAGCGCCGTCGATATGAAAGCCGAGGCCGAGCGTACGGCACGCCTCGCCGAGCGCGGCGGTCTCGTCTGGTGAATAAGTGAGCCCGTATTCGCTGGCGTTGGTGATCGACAGCGCGGCCGGCTGCACCTGATGCACGTCCTTGCGGACCCGGGCGCACGCCTCGCGCACCGTCTCCGGCGAGACCTTGGCGCCGACGCCGTCGAGCAGCGTCAGCTTCGCGCCCCCGGTGTAAAAGCCTGGCGCGCCCGCCTCGTCATTCTCGATATGCGCGTCGCGGTGGGTGAGGATCGCGCCCTCGGGCGGGCACAACATGGCGAGCGCGATGCAATTGGCGGCCGTTCCGGTAGTCACCCACAACGCCTCGATGCGGGTCTCGAACAGCTCCGAGAAGGCGTCGTCGAGCCGCCCGCTCCAGGCATCGCCGTCATAGGCGGTGTCGAGCACATTGGCCTCGGCAAGCGCTTCGAGCACGGCCGGATGGCAGGCAGCGGCATTGTCGGAGAAGAAGCGCATCGGGCGCGGAATGGCGGTGCGCGGAGCCGGCGTCAATGAGCGGCCCCGAGCCTTGCTTCGCTCCCGATTTCCGTGCTCGGACATCCCCCGGATGCCCTGCGGGCGAAAATGGTGCTGCCGGTGAGGATTGAACTCACGACCTCAGCCTTACCAAGGATGCGCTCTACCACTGAGCTACGGCAGCATGTCCGGGAGACGGCGGGCCTATGGCCTTGCGCCGCCGTGCCTGTCAACCGATAGATCGGAAATGCCGACCCGCGACTCCGACCGCGACCAGCGCCTGGCCGCCGCCCTGCGCGAGAACCTCAGGCGGCGGAAGGCGGCAGGGCGGGAAAAAGAACCCGCCGATCCTCCCACGAACGCTCGTCCTGAGCGGAGCGAGCCATAGGCGAGCGCGGTCGAAGGGCGACCTTCATCGGATCTTCGATCCTTGGCTCAGGACGGGCGGGCTAATTTAAGCACCGAGCGGCGCGCACTCCCGATCGAGCCACGCGCGATCTTCGCCCTCGAGCTGCGGGCCGAGAATGCGCAGTACGTCGGCATGATAGGCGTCGAGCCAGGTCCGCTCGCGTTGCGACAGCATCTCGGCGACGATCAGCCGCCGGTCGATCGGCGCGAAGGTCAGCGTCTCGAAGCCAAGCATTTCCTTCTCGGCGCCCACCACGTGACATTCAACCACCAGCACCAGATTCTCGATCCGAATGCCGTATTCGCCCGCCTTGTAATAGCCCGGCTCGTTGCTGAGGATCATGCCCGCCTGAAGCGGCTCGTCGCCGCCCGATTGGCTCGACCCGACCGGCGAGATGCGCTGCGGCCCTTCATGCACCGACAGAAACGCCCCGACTCCGTGGCCGGTGCCGTGGGCATAGTCGCAGCCCGCGTCCCACAGCGGGCGGCGGGCGAAGCTGTCGAGCTGGCTTCCCCGCGTGCCCTTGGGAAATAGAGCGGTGGCGATGGCGATGTGGCCCTGCAGCACGCGGGTGAAGCGGTCGCGCATTTCCGCAGTCGGCTCGCCGATCGGCACCGTACGGGTGATGTCGGTCGTCCCGTCCTGATATTGGCCACCGGAGTCGACCAGATAGAGGGTTCCGGGCGCGAACTTCAGGTTCGATTCGGCCGTGCCCTTGTAATGCGGCAGTGCGCCGTTGGGCCCGAACGCCGAGATGGTGTCGAAGCTCAGGTCGCGCAGGTCGCCGTGCTCGCGGCGCAATTGCTCGAGCTTGTCCGCCGCGATCATCTCGTCGAGCGCGTTGTTCGGCGCTTCATCGTCGACCCATTTGAGGAACCGCGCGACCGCGGCACCGTCGCGGGCCTGGGCTGCCTTGTGTCCTGCCACTTCGGCGTCGTTCTTGATCGCGCGGGGCAGCACGGTCGGATCGCGGCGCTTGAGAATGCGCGCCCCGCCCTCCTCGAGCGCCTGGCCGATCGCCGCCACCGAGCGCTCGGGATCGACCACCACCGTCTTGCCTTCGAGCGTGCGCAGATAGTCCTCGAACGCATGGCGATCGTGCAGCCGGACGCCGTTACCGAGGTGAGCGCGAACGTCGTCGCCGACCTTCTCGCCGGCCACGAAGAGGTCCGCCGTCCCGTCCTTGTGCGCCACCGCGAAGGCCAGCGCCACCGGCGTGTGGCTGACGTCGGCGCCGCGTACGTTCAGCGTCCAGGCGATCGAATCGAGCGCTGCCAGAACCGCCGCGTCGGCCCCTTCCCGCTCAAGCCAATCGGCGATGTCGTGGCGCTTGGCGGCGCTCGACTTGCCGGCCAGATCATCGGGCTGGACGATGAGGCGCGCCCGCGACGGCTCAGGGCGATCGGACCACACCTTGTCGATCGGATTGGTGCCGACCGCGACGAGCTCGGCGCCCTTGGCCGCCAGCTGCTCGGTCGCGACCCGCACCCATTCGGCGGTGTGGAGCCACGGGTCGTAGCCGATCCGGGCACCCTGCGGTGCGTTCTCGCCCAGCCATTGCGCAACGCTCGTCTCGGGCACCGACTGGTAGCTCCATTCGCGTTCGCTGACCTGCTGGCGAACCTGGATGGTGTAGCGTCCGTCGGTGAAGATCGCCGCTTCTTGCGGAAGCACCGCGGCGCTGCCTGCCGAACCCTTGAAGCCGGTCAGCCATTCCAACCGCTGCGCATAGCTGCCGACATATTCGCTCATATGTTCGTCGGTCAGCGGCACGACAAAGCCGTCGAGGCGGTCGGCCTTCAGTTGTTCGCGCAGCGCGGCCAGGCGGTCGGCGTATGAGGACATCGAAAACTCCGTGCGCCCGGCTTGTCGAAGGGCTGCTTTTGTCTACACCGTCGCTAGAAGAAAGTGCAGGGTCTCGACAAGCTTGTCCCGAGCCTGCCGAGGGGCCGCGGCCGATTGGGGAATGATTTCCATGTTCAAGACAGCGTTCGCAGCACTGCTCTCACTCGCTCTCGCCGCCCCTACCCCACTCCTCGCGCAGAAAGCCCCGATGACCAAAGCCAGCGATCTTCCGCCGCCGCCCAAGGCCGAGCAGCGCCCCTACAGCTTCGAGCGCCACGGGATCCGCGTCGAGGATCCCTATTTCTGGCTCAAGGACCAGGGCTATCCCAAGGTCGATGACAAGGACGTGCTCGACTATCTCAAGGCCGAGAACGCCTATTTCGAAGCGGCGATGAAGCCCCACGCCAAGCTCAAGGAGACCTTGTTCGAGGAGATGAAGGCGCGGGTGAAGGAGGATGACACCTCGGTCCCGTTGAAGCAGGGCGACTGGCTCTATTGGTCGGCGTTCAAGAAGGGCACCCAATATCGCGACTGGTACCGCAAGCCGGCCAAGGGCGGCGCCGAGACGCTGATCTATTCCGAGAACGCCGAAGCCGCCGGCAAGGAATACTACCGCCTCGGTGCCTTCGCCGTTGCGCCCGATGGCACTAAGCTCGTGACCCTCGTCGACGACGACGGGTCGGAGCGCTTCAAACTCGTTGTCCGCGACCTGGCCACCGGGAAGGATCTCGAGACGGTGACCAAGGTCGGCATCGGCAATCCGGTGTGGACCGCCGGTTCGACCGGGCTGGTGTTTACCGAAGTCAACGACCAGTGGCGCAGCTACCGCGCCCGTTACCACCGCCTCGGCGCCGATCCGGCCAAGGCCGTCACGCTCTACGAGGAGAAGGCCGACATCGCTTTCTCGGTCGGGGTCGACCGAACGACCGACGATAGCCTGATCCTCATTTCGACGGGCAACAACAGCTCGAATGAGGTGCGCTTCGTTCCCGCCAACAATCCGACCGCGCCATTGACCCTGATCCGTCCGCGCAAGCCCGACCTCCAATACGAAGTGGACGCGGCCCACGGCAAATTGTGGATCCTGAGCAACGACAAGCACGTCAATTTCCGGATCGCCAGCGCCGATCCGGCCAAGCCCGCCGACTGGCAGGAAGTCGTCGCCGGAAGCGACCGCACCTATTTGCGCGGGATCAGTGCGCACCGCGACCATCTGCTCGTCACCAGCCGGGTCGACGGCCTCGATCAGCTGGTGCTGCGCGACTACAAGTCCGGCGCCGAGGAGCGCGTGCCGTTCGCCGAGGCGAGCTACAGCGCCGGCTTCTCGGGCAACCCGGAATTTGCCCCGGCTTCTTACCGCCTGGGCTACTCCTCGATGGTCACGCCCGCGACGGTCTACGACTATCATCCCGCCGAGGATCGACTCGAAGTTCGCAAGGTCCAGGAAATTCCGTCGGGCTACGATCCCGCGAAATATGTCACCGAGCGGATGATGATACCCTCGCGCGACGGCAAGCGCATTCCGGTCTCAGTGGTGCGCCGCAAGGACTACAAGAAGGACGGTTCGGGCAAGCTGTTCGTCTACGGCTACGGCGCCTATGGCTATGCCGTCCCGCCCAGCTTCTCGACCAACCGGTTGAGCCTGGTCGACCGCGGCTTCGCCTTCGCCATTGCCCACATCCGTGGCGGCGACGATCTCGGCTACCAATGGTTTCTCGACGGCAAGCTCAAGGCCCGCACCAACACCTTCAACGATTTCGTCGACGTCACCCGCGGCCTGATCGCGGCCGGCTATGCCAAGCCCGGCCGGGTCGCGGCGCAAGGCGGTTCGGCCGGCGGCGAGCTGATGGGTGCGGTGGTCAACCAGGCGCCCGAGCTGTTCGGCGCAATCGTCGCCGACGTACCGTTCGTCGATGTCCTCAACACGATGCTGGACGACACCCTGCCGCTGACCCCGGGCGAATGGACCGAATGGGGCAACCCGATCACCGACCCCGAGGCATTCAAGCTGTTGAAGAGCTACAGCCCCTACGACAATGTGACCGCCAAGGCCTATCCGCCGATGCTCATTACCGGCGGCCTTAACGATCCGCGTGTGACCTATTGGGAGCCGGCGAAGTGGGCCGCCAAGCTGCGCGCCACCAAGACCGACGACAATCTGCTGCTCCTCAAGATCAACATGGGCGCAGGCCACGGCGGCAAGTCCGGCCGCTGGAACTCGCTGTATGAGGTTGCCGAAGCCTACACCTTCATCCTGACCCAGATCCCGTGAGCCTGCGGGCGGTCCTGGCGCTGCTGATCCTCTCGGCGGCACCAGCCGCCGCGCAGCCGCTCGCGCCGGTCGAAGCGAGCGTTCGCCGGTCGGGCGATGCGTTCGTGGCCGAGTTTAGCTTCCCGCGGTCGGCGCCGGCCTGGGCGTTCTTCCGCTCGGCGCGGGCCGAGGTCGACCAGCAGCCGTGGCGGGCGCGCAGCTGGACCGTGCTTACGCCGGGCGTGACCCTCCAGCGGCGCGGGCGCTACGATGCAATCGTCGGAGTTGGCGGGTCACCCGTGCCGCGACGGGTGCAGGTGCGGATCGTGCCGTTCACCCGGCAGCTCGCGTCGGACTATGTCCCGGCGCTGCTGCTCGGCGGGCGCGGCGTGGCGCTGTTCGACGGGCATTTCGCCGCTTTTTCGGTTGCCGACCCGGCCGCGCTCGAGCGCTTCGGCGTTGAGCCGCCAGAGGGCGTGATTGGCGATGGCGGAACGCGTGTGCGCTTCATCGGCGGGCGTTCGCTCAGGATCGCCGGCGACGTCGCCGGCTATCGCCGCGGCGAAAGCTCAGGCGCGTATGGCCTGTTCGACGTCGCCCGGGCGCAAGTCGCCAACGGCATCGCGACGGTCATCGACAGCGAAACGCCGGCGTGGCTGGCGCAATATATCGCACGCTTCACGCCAACCGCTTTGGGCGTGCTTCAGGCGCGCCTCGGGCCGTCGGGCATTGCCGAGCCGACCGTGCTTGCCGCCTGGGAGGGCGCCGCCAACGACGGCGCGAGCATGAACGGCGGGACCTTGAAGGGCCTCATTCTGATGCGCCTCGAAGGCAAGGCCGCACTGACCCCCAACCCGGCGCTGCGCGAGATGGCGCGCTGGTTCATCGCCCACGAGGCGGCGCATTTCTGGCTCGGTCAGGCGGTGGCCTACGAGGGCTCGCGCGACAGTTGGATCATGGAGGGAGGCGCCGACCTGCTCGCCGCGCGCACCGTCCAGCGGCTTGACCCCGCTTATTCGCCGACTCCCTTCCTCAATCAGGCGATCCGCGATTGCGCCGCCGCGCTCGTCAAGCCGGTCGCCACCGCCCCCGAGCGCGGCGAGCATCGCACGACCTATGCTTGCGGGACAATCTTTGCGCTCGCCGCCGAGCGCGCCTCGGGCGGCGATTTCTATGGTTTTGCGCGCACCCTCATCGCCCGTCACCGCTCCCGCGGCATGGTGAACAGCGAAAACTGGCTGGACTTGCTTACGGTGACCGCCGGAAGGCCCGGACCGGCACGGCAGGTCCGCGCGATGCTCGATGGAGGTGCGGCCGAGCCGAAGGCGGCAATCGCGACGTTGCTGAGGGCCAGCGGCGTTCCCTTCACCCTCTCGGCCGACGGGCTTCCGACGCTGTGAGCCGCCCGGTCTACGAACATCGCATCACAGCGCTCCCCGAGCACATCGACGAGCTCGGCCACGTCAACAATGCGGTCTGGGTGCAGTGGATCCAGGAGGTCGCGCTGGCCCACTGGTATTCGGTCGCCGACCCCGCCCACCAGGACGATTACATCTGGGTCGTAGTGCGCCACGAGATCGAGTATCTGCGCGCGGTCAAGGCGGGCGAGACGGTGACCGGACGCACTTGGGTCGGCGAAGCGCCCAAAGGCGCACGATTTGACCGGCTGATGGAGTTCGTCGGCGACGACGGCAAGCCGCGGGTTCGCGCCCGCACCACCTGGGCGATCATCGACAAAGCCAGCGGCCGGCCGATCCGCGTTCCGCCCGCGGTCATCGCCCCGTTCACCGGCGGCGATTGACGTCCTTGCAGCGGAGTCGCACTCTGCCGCGATGGACCGCATCGTCCTCCACGATTATTTCCGCTCCTCGGCCTCCTACCGGGTGCGGATCGCGCTCAACCTGAAGGGGCTCGCTTACGAGCGGCGCGAGGTCAATCTTGCCGACGGCGCTCAGAAGGGCGCCGCCTTCCGCTCGCTCAACCCACAGGGCTTCGTGCCGTGCCTCGAGATCGACGGCCTCAAGCTGACCCAG of Sphingomonas mesophila contains these proteins:
- a CDS encoding threonine aldolase family protein; amino-acid sequence: MRFFSDNAAACHPAVLEALAEANVLDTAYDGDAWSGRLDDAFSELFETRIEALWVTTGTAANCIALAMLCPPEGAILTHRDAHIENDEAGAPGFYTGGAKLTLLDGVGAKVSPETVREACARVRKDVHQVQPAALSITNASEYGLTYSPDETAALGEACRTLGLGFHIDGARFANAVAATGASPADLTWRAGADALSFGFVKNGGMNAEALLFFTPGHAERARRLRKRSGHLMSKGRYAAAQILALIEDDRWLANARAANAAATALAEACGPDRLVHAVEANELFVRMSPDEAAALRAQGFDFYDWAPGEVRLVTSWDQDMAAVERLAQAIRTL
- a CDS encoding aminopeptidase P family protein; its protein translation is MSSYADRLAALREQLKADRLDGFVVPLTDEHMSEYVGSYAQRLEWLTGFKGSAGSAAVLPQEAAIFTDGRYTIQVRQQVSEREWSYQSVPETSVAQWLGENAPQGARIGYDPWLHTAEWVRVATEQLAAKGAELVAVGTNPIDKVWSDRPEPSRARLIVQPDDLAGKSSAAKRHDIADWLEREGADAAVLAALDSIAWTLNVRGADVSHTPVALAFAVAHKDGTADLFVAGEKVGDDVRAHLGNGVRLHDRHAFEDYLRTLEGKTVVVDPERSVAAIGQALEEGGARILKRRDPTVLPRAIKNDAEVAGHKAAQARDGAAVARFLKWVDDEAPNNALDEMIAADKLEQLRREHGDLRDLSFDTISAFGPNGALPHYKGTAESNLKFAPGTLYLVDSGGQYQDGTTDITRTVPIGEPTAEMRDRFTRVLQGHIAIATALFPKGTRGSQLDSFARRPLWDAGCDYAHGTGHGVGAFLSVHEGPQRISPVGSSQSGGDEPLQAGMILSNEPGYYKAGEYGIRIENLVLVVECHVVGAEKEMLGFETLTFAPIDRRLIVAEMLSQRERTWLDAYHADVLRILGPQLEGEDRAWLDRECAPLGA
- a CDS encoding S9 family peptidase, encoding MTKASDLPPPPKAEQRPYSFERHGIRVEDPYFWLKDQGYPKVDDKDVLDYLKAENAYFEAAMKPHAKLKETLFEEMKARVKEDDTSVPLKQGDWLYWSAFKKGTQYRDWYRKPAKGGAETLIYSENAEAAGKEYYRLGAFAVAPDGTKLVTLVDDDGSERFKLVVRDLATGKDLETVTKVGIGNPVWTAGSTGLVFTEVNDQWRSYRARYHRLGADPAKAVTLYEEKADIAFSVGVDRTTDDSLILISTGNNSSNEVRFVPANNPTAPLTLIRPRKPDLQYEVDAAHGKLWILSNDKHVNFRIASADPAKPADWQEVVAGSDRTYLRGISAHRDHLLVTSRVDGLDQLVLRDYKSGAEERVPFAEASYSAGFSGNPEFAPASYRLGYSSMVTPATVYDYHPAEDRLEVRKVQEIPSGYDPAKYVTERMMIPSRDGKRIPVSVVRRKDYKKDGSGKLFVYGYGAYGYAVPPSFSTNRLSLVDRGFAFAIAHIRGGDDLGYQWFLDGKLKARTNTFNDFVDVTRGLIAAGYAKPGRVAAQGGSAGGELMGAVVNQAPELFGAIVADVPFVDVLNTMLDDTLPLTPGEWTEWGNPITDPEAFKLLKSYSPYDNVTAKAYPPMLITGGLNDPRVTYWEPAKWAAKLRATKTDDNLLLLKINMGAGHGGKSGRWNSLYEVAEAYTFILTQIP
- a CDS encoding DMT family transporter, which gives rise to MTTTGATRAVIVPFIIFTLIWGSTWIVIRDQLGPGGDGVPAQWSVAYRFILAAAAMFAVARWKGDDLRPTRPMLVAAAVVGISQFTINFNAVYMAEHYVTSGLVATVFALLMLPNALLAWWMLGHRPTGRFLGASAIAAAGIGLLFIHELRSNPTVDGRTLAIGIAWTIVGLLGASLSNVYQARGPVQKLPLFALLAWAMLIGALCDVVIAFALAGPPVIDPRPAYWLGLAWLALAASVLCFSLYYPVVRRIGPGKAAYSSAIVPIIAMALSTAFEGFRWTTLAAAGAALAIGGMVLALWTRAKPLDVANPDAG
- a CDS encoding acyl-CoA thioesterase, which translates into the protein MSRPVYEHRITALPEHIDELGHVNNAVWVQWIQEVALAHWYSVADPAHQDDYIWVVVRHEIEYLRAVKAGETVTGRTWVGEAPKGARFDRLMEFVGDDGKPRVRARTTWAIIDKASGRPIRVPPAVIAPFTGGD